A window of the Kosakonia radicincitans DSM 16656 genome harbors these coding sequences:
- a CDS encoding virulence factor SrfC family protein has translation MSASVNTTQALSAWINENRTLSPLLDDDADALLARLNAAAAGETALRDAVNAPCTIGLYGHSQAAKAHLLAALCGSGNGRLDVRPGDKTLDYFTHINPGHALTSMALRFSPDHSPMDDSFPLCLRIISEAELVQLFIAHTQQQPELRAADKAVIESRVAKWRTLRQPNPVPGITAEEIGGIARFWRSVVPSSQQQMDDALWYQFASLLPQLDLSARASAWSLLWGEQHELTQQWLALAHTLHQTGNASELAAPLSVLVDSFALPTDGFLTPAEPGSEEIHDEVVVHPWANEQRLNAVSIPLATLALITRELVLPVENSVLPSVDILDIPVPGPQDGQPLWRSKCRWLLESYRQRLQPDVLMICNATLERSTTAATARALLNWVKETQSGQEAALPGLVWAITPQDARFTLAQNLDEAVQQLIGKPGQHWGTLQALDASSLQRLLAWLAQATAPDLRQQRLKALAERHQHALRELLQTWLVSPEKDAATQRTRAEAVVRELQGQASRHGELLEGLQPDMQQFDTLWKVQQPREEKVSGLFNDAIDLFAESPDNTEQQPQSKDVGQQAHALWVNHVRQWSRNDDNAVRLGLSPTALRQMAEIVIVSSYRLNLPEQLQAIMQRDTACAAQLHAAIGNFVAWLGYASVAEAERPASRVQKDRAIFATGSAEASNTRLTRLSEQPVHAATRYVYDWLVALYHRATENIGYRHPLDVTPAARKKLKSLLP, from the coding sequence ATGAGTGCGAGCGTAAACACCACCCAGGCGTTGAGCGCATGGATTAACGAGAACCGGACACTTTCACCGCTACTGGATGATGATGCCGATGCGCTGCTGGCGCGCCTGAATGCGGCCGCAGCCGGAGAAACCGCGCTGCGCGACGCCGTTAACGCGCCCTGCACCATCGGTCTGTATGGTCATTCGCAGGCGGCAAAAGCTCATCTGCTCGCCGCGCTGTGCGGCAGCGGCAACGGGCGGCTGGATGTGCGTCCGGGCGATAAAACGCTGGATTACTTTACCCATATCAATCCGGGTCACGCGCTGACCAGCATGGCGCTGCGTTTCAGCCCGGATCACTCGCCGATGGACGACAGCTTTCCACTCTGCTTGCGCATTATCAGCGAAGCTGAACTGGTGCAGTTGTTTATTGCCCATACTCAGCAGCAGCCGGAATTACGCGCGGCAGACAAAGCGGTGATCGAAAGCCGGGTCGCGAAATGGCGCACCCTGCGCCAGCCGAATCCGGTACCGGGGATCACCGCCGAAGAGATTGGCGGCATTGCCCGTTTCTGGCGCTCGGTAGTGCCTTCATCGCAGCAGCAAATGGACGATGCTTTGTGGTATCAGTTCGCCAGCCTGCTGCCGCAACTGGATCTCAGCGCGCGAGCCAGCGCCTGGTCGTTATTATGGGGCGAGCAACACGAACTGACGCAGCAGTGGTTGGCGCTGGCGCACACCCTGCACCAGACCGGCAATGCCAGCGAACTGGCCGCGCCGTTAAGCGTTCTGGTCGATAGCTTCGCCCTGCCGACTGACGGATTTTTAACGCCAGCGGAACCCGGCAGCGAAGAGATTCATGATGAAGTGGTGGTGCATCCATGGGCCAACGAGCAACGGCTCAATGCGGTCAGTATTCCACTGGCGACGCTGGCGCTGATCACCCGCGAACTGGTGCTGCCGGTGGAAAACAGCGTGCTGCCGTCAGTGGATATTCTCGATATCCCGGTGCCCGGCCCGCAGGACGGCCAACCGCTGTGGCGCAGCAAATGCCGCTGGCTGCTGGAGAGCTATCGCCAGCGCTTACAGCCGGACGTGCTGATGATCTGTAACGCCACGCTGGAGCGTTCGACCACCGCCGCCACTGCCCGCGCCCTGCTCAACTGGGTAAAAGAGACACAATCGGGCCAGGAAGCGGCGCTGCCGGGTCTGGTCTGGGCAATTACGCCACAAGATGCGCGTTTTACGCTGGCGCAGAACCTGGATGAAGCGGTCCAGCAGTTGATCGGCAAACCGGGACAACACTGGGGCACGTTGCAGGCGCTGGATGCCAGTAGTCTGCAACGCCTGCTGGCATGGTTAGCGCAGGCCACCGCGCCGGATCTGCGTCAACAGCGTTTAAAAGCGCTGGCAGAGCGCCATCAACATGCGCTGCGCGAACTGCTGCAAACATGGCTTGTCAGCCCGGAGAAGGACGCGGCCACTCAGCGCACCCGCGCTGAAGCTGTCGTGCGCGAATTGCAGGGGCAGGCTTCCCGTCACGGTGAATTGCTGGAAGGTTTGCAGCCGGATATGCAGCAGTTCGACACGCTGTGGAAAGTCCAACAGCCGCGCGAAGAGAAAGTCAGCGGTTTGTTTAATGATGCAATCGATCTGTTTGCCGAATCACCGGACAACACGGAACAGCAACCGCAAAGTAAAGATGTCGGTCAGCAGGCACATGCGCTGTGGGTTAACCATGTCCGCCAGTGGAGCCGCAACGACGACAACGCCGTGCGCCTTGGGCTCAGCCCGACAGCCCTGCGCCAGATGGCGGAAATTGTAATTGTCAGCAGCTACCGCCTGAATCTGCCGGAACAGCTGCAAGCCATCATGCAGCGTGATACTGCCTGCGCCGCACAGCTGCACGCTGCGATTGGCAACTTTGTCGCCTGGCTCGGTTATGCATCGGTGGCGGAAGCCGAGCGTCCGGCCAGCCGCGTGCAGAAAGATCGTGCCATTTTCGCCACCGGTTCGGCGGAGGCGAGCAATACGCGCCTGACACGACTGAGCGAGCAACCGGTTCACGCCGCCACCCGTTATGTTTACGACTGGCTGGTTGCGCTCTATCACCGGGCAACGGAAAACATTGGCTACCGCCACCCGCTGGATGTCACTCCGGCGGCGCGCAAGAAGCTGAAATCTTTACTGCCATAA
- a CDS encoding virulence factor SrfB — translation MLVNLCDYKQSVTLIANSGVQFLDFGVTPQDSANSGRFVRKTANGPLLRLDFDVVNERYTLPNRDGGQPEVVKPESTHALQYSLSILDGVWLPVPFLRFNPPRTFVEGPDNWARVQIRKLSEPDSAGNTHRIALALDSQINDNSPASLAPQENDILNGTRFALAWHDDEVADFLDQTWVDGWLREAFLHYISQHESRSEREITQALRGFEYQAHWLNLMTLLGSQLQVPEVKIVTHTLSTPAIPVDLILDVGNTHTCGVIIEDHGDANDGLRQTAELQVRSLSEPQFLNEPLFTSRLEFSEARFGKQHFSVESGREDAFIWPSIVRVGDEARKLAMQRVGTEGNSGISSPRRYLWDETPVLQDWRFSQMNSKTQREPLATAFPLMNLMNDEGQPLYSLPLDERLPVFSPQYSRSTLMTHMLCELLSQALGQINSVATRLRLGFPASPRQLRTIILTLPSAMPKQEREIFRRRMFEAIALVWKAMGWHPQDEDFADRKQQEKSVVPVPHIQMEWDEASCGQLVWLYNEAISRFAGQTETFFASLARPDRAEAPGAVKGRSLRVASVDIGGGTTDMAITHYQLDDGTGSNVKITPQLLFREGFKVAGDDILLDVIQRCVLPALQTQMQKAGISDAAAIMATLFGDSGRIDTQAVLRQQTTLQLFMPIGHAILAAWEESDINDPLAGLHATFGELLKQQPTRNVMNYLRQAIDHALPSGSAEFDVLSVPLQVNFRELQDAMLNGQFTLTAPLHAVCEAISHYSCDVLLITGRPGCLPGVQALIRHLQPVPVNRMIWLDKYRVHEWYPFSQQGKIGNPKSTAAVGAMLCSLALDLRLPRFNFKAADIGAYSTVRYLGVLDNVVNTLRDENIWYHDIDLDKPGAKLDAKLHFPLRGNVTLGFRQLANARWPATPLYTLSINSQDLAKTIAGDGVLNVRLAFSGGNKHHGPESFTLSEAWLQDGTPVPADALTFKLNTLADRRHSGSHYWIDSGSVYLK, via the coding sequence ATGCTGGTTAATCTTTGCGACTACAAACAGAGCGTGACGCTGATTGCCAACAGCGGCGTGCAGTTTCTTGATTTTGGCGTGACGCCGCAGGATTCGGCCAACAGCGGCCGATTTGTACGTAAAACGGCCAATGGCCCACTGCTGCGGCTCGATTTTGATGTAGTGAATGAGCGCTATACCCTGCCGAACCGCGATGGCGGTCAGCCGGAAGTGGTCAAGCCGGAAAGTACCCACGCGTTGCAGTATTCGCTGTCGATCCTTGATGGCGTCTGGCTGCCGGTGCCTTTTTTGCGCTTTAACCCGCCGCGTACTTTTGTTGAAGGGCCGGATAACTGGGCGCGGGTGCAGATCCGTAAATTGAGCGAACCGGACAGCGCAGGCAACACGCACCGTATCGCGCTGGCGCTCGACAGCCAGATCAACGACAACTCTCCGGCTTCTCTGGCGCCGCAGGAGAACGATATCCTTAACGGCACGCGCTTTGCGCTGGCCTGGCATGATGATGAAGTCGCCGATTTCCTCGATCAAACCTGGGTTGACGGCTGGCTGCGGGAAGCCTTCTTACATTACATTTCGCAGCATGAAAGCCGCAGCGAGCGTGAGATCACGCAGGCGCTGCGCGGTTTTGAATACCAGGCGCACTGGCTGAACCTGATGACCCTGCTCGGCTCACAATTGCAGGTCCCGGAAGTCAAAATTGTCACCCACACGCTGAGCACTCCGGCGATTCCGGTTGATCTGATCCTCGATGTCGGTAACACCCACACTTGCGGCGTGATCATTGAAGATCATGGCGATGCCAATGATGGTTTGCGCCAGACGGCAGAGTTGCAGGTGCGATCGCTCAGCGAGCCGCAATTCCTTAACGAACCGTTATTTACCAGCCGCCTGGAGTTTTCGGAAGCGCGTTTTGGTAAGCAGCACTTCTCGGTGGAGAGTGGGCGCGAAGATGCATTCATCTGGCCGTCGATTGTGCGTGTCGGTGATGAAGCGCGCAAACTGGCGATGCAGCGCGTCGGGACTGAAGGCAACAGCGGGATCTCCAGCCCGCGACGTTATCTGTGGGATGAAACCCCGGTGTTGCAGGACTGGCGTTTTAGCCAGATGAACAGCAAAACGCAGCGCGAACCGCTGGCCACCGCTTTCCCGCTGATGAACCTGATGAATGATGAGGGCCAGCCGCTCTACAGCCTGCCGCTGGATGAGCGTTTGCCGGTCTTTTCGCCGCAGTACAGCCGCAGCACCCTGATGACCCATATGCTGTGCGAATTGCTGTCGCAGGCGCTGGGGCAAATCAACAGCGTGGCAACGCGTTTACGCCTCGGCTTCCCGGCTTCTCCGCGCCAGTTGCGCACCATTATTTTGACTTTGCCTTCCGCGATGCCGAAGCAGGAGCGTGAAATCTTCCGCCGCCGCATGTTTGAAGCGATCGCGCTGGTGTGGAAAGCAATGGGCTGGCATCCGCAGGATGAAGATTTTGCCGACCGCAAGCAGCAGGAAAAAAGCGTGGTGCCGGTGCCGCATATTCAGATGGAGTGGGATGAAGCGAGCTGCGGACAACTGGTATGGCTGTATAACGAAGCGATCTCCCGTTTTGCCGGGCAGACGGAAACCTTCTTTGCCTCCCTCGCCCGCCCGGATCGCGCCGAAGCGCCCGGCGCGGTGAAAGGCCGTTCGCTGCGCGTTGCCTCTGTTGATATTGGCGGCGGTACCACCGATATGGCGATCACCCATTATCAGCTTGATGATGGCACCGGCAGCAACGTCAAAATCACCCCGCAGTTGCTGTTTCGTGAAGGCTTTAAAGTGGCGGGTGATGACATTCTGCTGGATGTCATCCAGCGCTGCGTGCTGCCTGCACTGCAAACGCAGATGCAAAAAGCGGGCATCAGCGATGCGGCGGCGATTATGGCGACGCTGTTTGGCGACTCCGGGCGTATTGATACGCAGGCGGTTTTGCGCCAGCAGACCACGCTGCAACTGTTTATGCCGATCGGTCACGCAATCCTTGCCGCCTGGGAAGAGAGCGATATCAACGATCCGCTGGCCGGATTGCATGCGACCTTCGGTGAATTGCTCAAGCAGCAGCCGACGCGCAATGTGATGAATTATCTGCGCCAGGCAATCGATCATGCGTTGCCGTCCGGCTCGGCGGAGTTCGACGTGCTTTCCGTACCGTTGCAGGTCAATTTCCGCGAATTGCAGGATGCTATGCTGAACGGGCAATTTACGCTTACCGCCCCGCTGCATGCGGTGTGCGAAGCCATTTCCCACTACAGTTGCGACGTGCTGCTGATCACCGGCCGTCCTGGCTGCCTGCCGGGCGTGCAGGCGCTGATCCGCCATTTGCAGCCAGTGCCGGTTAACCGCATGATCTGGCTGGATAAATATCGCGTGCATGAGTGGTATCCCTTCAGCCAGCAGGGCAAAATCGGTAACCCGAAATCAACAGCGGCGGTCGGTGCGATGCTGTGCAGCCTGGCGCTGGATCTGCGTCTGCCGCGCTTTAACTTTAAGGCGGCTGACATTGGCGCTTATTCCACCGTACGTTACCTCGGTGTACTGGATAACGTGGTGAACACGTTACGCGACGAAAACATCTGGTATCACGATATCGATCTCGATAAACCGGGCGCCAAGCTGGATGCGAAGCTGCACTTCCCGCTGCGCGGCAATGTGACGCTGGGTTTCCGTCAGTTAGCTAACGCCCGCTGGCCCGCCACGCCGCTCTATACGCTGAGCATTAACTCGCAGGATCTGGCGAAAACCATCGCCGGCGATGGCGTGTTAAACGTGCGTCTGGCCTTTAGCGGCGGCAACAAACATCACGGCCCGGAATCCTTCACGCTGAGTGAAGCCTGGTTGCAGGACGGAACGCCGGTGCCTGCCGACGCGTTAACTTTTAAATTGAATACGCTGGCCGACCGCCGCCATAGCGGTAGTCACTACTGGATCGACAGCGGGAGTGTGTATCTGAAATGA
- a CDS encoding SrfA family protein: MAKTLLRSGDLDDFQAVGGGGQAVFDSALQIREALRLRKQQALVDCLAIPQVNDEGDRVDWYSPIDGRSVSWKAADEEARSRAREHLENTLDSAYALSRKCLQSQKTAQQLFGSLLEKALQFPGENHVFLVDGKPVITFWGFVNLNESARENVLDCLREPEPEVPEITMLPEPEPEEEPAVEVTFSQADAPLLSTPPEIKLQPEPVEEPPVQAAPMPEPAPVAATPAKKRRRYGLWALPVAAAVAAAIATPLLLKQQEVPAPAPVIAKAEPVEIAPPAMQAAPIPALTAKLPLHQAEVSAPAETVAEKPAAKEPVVISAIPKGALVMDAVEVKIGSTKFLNGNWRVDLDVKDPVTGKAPAVRYQIQNNKGSARIVHGKNITCRADLFSGLHETGELLIKSRGNARCSDGTRYPMPDISCKAGSNDVAECSARFDAKTTVPVTFRKTGD, encoded by the coding sequence GTGGCAAAAACTCTCTTACGCAGCGGCGATCTGGATGATTTCCAGGCCGTGGGCGGCGGCGGTCAGGCCGTATTTGATTCGGCATTACAAATTCGTGAAGCACTGCGCCTGCGCAAACAGCAGGCGCTGGTTGACTGTCTGGCAATACCCCAGGTTAATGATGAAGGCGATCGTGTCGACTGGTATTCACCCATCGACGGTCGCTCGGTTTCGTGGAAAGCCGCCGACGAAGAGGCGCGAAGCCGCGCCCGCGAGCACCTCGAAAATACCCTCGACAGCGCTTATGCCCTGAGCCGCAAATGCCTGCAATCGCAGAAAACAGCGCAGCAGCTGTTTGGCTCGCTGCTGGAGAAAGCGCTGCAATTTCCCGGTGAAAATCACGTTTTCCTCGTCGATGGCAAACCGGTCATCACCTTCTGGGGGTTCGTCAACCTCAATGAAAGCGCACGTGAAAATGTGCTCGACTGTCTGCGCGAACCGGAACCCGAAGTGCCGGAAATCACCATGTTGCCGGAACCGGAGCCAGAAGAAGAGCCTGCCGTTGAAGTCACCTTCAGCCAGGCGGATGCGCCGCTGTTAAGCACGCCGCCGGAAATCAAATTGCAGCCAGAACCGGTTGAAGAACCGCCTGTGCAGGCCGCGCCGATGCCAGAACCCGCTCCGGTTGCCGCCACGCCTGCGAAAAAACGCCGTCGCTACGGTCTGTGGGCGCTGCCGGTTGCTGCCGCAGTCGCGGCGGCTATTGCCACCCCGCTGCTGCTGAAGCAACAAGAAGTTCCGGCTCCCGCGCCGGTGATTGCAAAAGCTGAACCTGTCGAAATTGCGCCGCCCGCCATGCAGGCCGCGCCAATTCCTGCGCTGACGGCGAAGCTGCCACTGCACCAGGCGGAAGTCTCCGCCCCTGCCGAAACCGTAGCCGAGAAACCCGCCGCGAAAGAGCCGGTGGTGATTTCCGCCATCCCGAAAGGCGCGCTGGTGATGGATGCTGTCGAGGTGAAAATCGGTTCAACCAAATTCCTTAACGGTAACTGGCGCGTTGATCTGGATGTCAAAGATCCCGTGACCGGCAAAGCGCCAGCGGTGCGTTATCAAATCCAGAACAACAAAGGGTCGGCGCGCATTGTTCACGGTAAGAACATTACCTGCCGCGCAGATCTCTTCTCTGGCCTGCACGAAACCGGCGAACTGTTGATTAAAAGTCGCGGTAACGCGCGGTGTAGCGACGGTACCCGTTACCCGATGCCGGACATTTCCTGTAAAGCAGGCAGCAACGACGTAGCCGAGTGCAGCGCACGTTTTGACGCCAAAACCACCGTTCCGGTGACGTTCAGAAAAACAGGTGACTGA
- a CDS encoding ABC transporter substrate-binding protein gives MSTGKTLLALALSTLLPASAAWAASNDTIVYCSEASPESFNPQIASSGPTFVASSQVLYNRLVTFDPVKNTPIPSLATEWKVSEDGKTWTFTLRQGVKFNSNKYFKPTRDFNADDVIFSVMRQMDAKHPYHNVSRGNYEYFTDVGLDKLIKEVKKVDDYHVQFVLNEPNAAFLADWGMDFASILSAEYADAMLKKGTPENVDNWPIGTGPYVLQQYKTDAQIRYLANPNYWEGPVPTKHLIFSITPDVQTRLAKLQTNECQIIPAPSPVQFDQIKNNKDLTLHTIDALNVGYLAFNTEKKPFDNVLVRQALNYATDKQAIVNAVFLGSGSVAKSPLPPNMLGYNKDLKDYSYDPEKAKALLKQAGLEKGFEATLWSMPVQRPYNPNSRRIAEMIQSDWAKVGVKAKIVSFEWGEYLAGMRKGEHDTALFGWMSDNGDPDNFADTLLGCNSIKNGANAARWCDKGYDALVQKAKVVSDPAARAKLYEQAQDIFYQQAPWIALANGKTFYATRSNVTGYQVSLMGSDFSKVKLN, from the coding sequence ATGTCTACAGGGAAAACGCTGCTCGCCCTCGCGCTGAGCACACTGTTACCGGCAAGTGCGGCATGGGCCGCGTCTAACGACACCATCGTCTACTGCTCCGAAGCGTCGCCTGAATCCTTTAACCCGCAAATTGCCAGTTCCGGGCCGACTTTTGTTGCCAGCTCGCAGGTGCTTTATAACCGCCTGGTCACCTTCGATCCGGTGAAAAATACCCCGATTCCGTCGCTGGCGACGGAGTGGAAAGTGTCGGAAGATGGCAAGACCTGGACGTTTACGCTGCGCCAGGGGGTAAAATTCAACAGCAATAAATATTTTAAACCGACGCGCGATTTCAACGCCGATGACGTGATTTTCTCCGTTATGCGGCAAATGGACGCGAAACACCCGTATCACAATGTTTCGCGGGGTAATTACGAATACTTCACCGATGTCGGCCTTGATAAGCTGATTAAAGAGGTGAAAAAGGTAGACGATTACCACGTCCAGTTTGTGCTGAACGAACCGAACGCCGCATTTCTTGCCGACTGGGGGATGGATTTCGCCTCTATTCTCTCAGCGGAATACGCCGATGCGATGCTGAAAAAAGGCACGCCGGAAAACGTCGACAACTGGCCAATCGGTACCGGCCCTTATGTGTTGCAGCAATACAAAACCGATGCGCAAATCCGTTATCTTGCCAACCCGAACTACTGGGAAGGCCCGGTACCAACCAAACACCTGATTTTCTCTATCACCCCGGATGTGCAGACACGCCTGGCGAAACTGCAAACCAACGAGTGCCAGATCATTCCGGCGCCGTCACCGGTGCAGTTTGATCAGATAAAAAACAACAAAGATTTGACGCTGCATACCATTGATGCGCTGAACGTCGGTTATCTGGCATTTAACACCGAGAAAAAACCGTTTGATAACGTACTGGTGCGTCAGGCGCTGAACTATGCCACCGATAAGCAGGCGATCGTTAACGCCGTGTTCCTCGGCTCCGGCAGCGTGGCGAAATCGCCGCTGCCGCCCAATATGCTGGGCTATAACAAAGATCTGAAGGATTACAGCTACGATCCGGAAAAAGCCAAAGCGCTGCTGAAACAGGCGGGCCTGGAGAAAGGCTTTGAAGCCACACTGTGGTCAATGCCGGTACAACGTCCGTATAACCCGAACTCGCGCCGTATCGCCGAGATGATCCAGAGCGACTGGGCGAAAGTGGGCGTGAAAGCGAAGATTGTCTCTTTCGAGTGGGGGGAGTATCTGGCCGGAATGCGTAAAGGCGAGCACGATACGGCTCTGTTCGGCTGGATGTCGGATAATGGCGACCCGGATAACTTCGCCGATACGCTGCTGGGCTGCAACAGCATCAAAAACGGCGCCAACGCCGCGCGCTGGTGCGATAAAGGCTATGATGCGCTGGTGCAGAAAGCCAAAGTGGTCAGCGATCCGGCGGCCCGCGCCAAACTGTACGAACAGGCGCAGGATATCTTCTACCAGCAGGCGCCGTGGATTGCGCTGGCGAATGGCAAAACCTTCTACGCCACGCGCAGTAATGTGACCGGTTATCAGGTCAGCCTGATGGGCAGTGATTTCTCGAAAGTGAAATTGAATTAA
- a CDS encoding YdcY family protein, which translates to MSHLDEVVARVDAAIEQSVIIGMNELLVELSDDAALSREERYAQQQRLRTAIAHHGRQHKEDMEARRDQLTKGGSIL; encoded by the coding sequence ATGTCACATCTGGATGAGGTTGTCGCGCGCGTTGATGCGGCCATTGAACAGAGCGTTATTATCGGGATGAACGAATTACTGGTTGAACTCAGCGATGACGCCGCGCTAAGCCGGGAAGAGCGCTATGCGCAGCAGCAGCGCCTGCGAACGGCGATTGCGCATCACGGCCGCCAGCATAAAGAAGATATGGAAGCGCGCCGAGACCAGCTCACTAAAGGTGGCTCAATCCTGTGA
- a CDS encoding DMT family transporter, with protein sequence MNQSLTLTFLIAAGIGLVVQNTLMVRITQSASTILIAMLLNSLVGIVLFVSILLFRHGMSGFQELYASVKWWTLIPGLLGSFFVFASISGYQYVGAATTIAVLVASQLIGGLVMDVVRSQGIALRALIGPVCGAVLLVIGAWLVARRQF encoded by the coding sequence ATGAACCAGTCGTTGACCCTCACCTTTCTGATCGCCGCCGGGATTGGCCTGGTGGTGCAAAACACGCTGATGGTGCGCATTACTCAGTCGGCCTCGACGATCCTTATCGCCATGCTGCTCAACTCGCTGGTGGGTATTGTGCTGTTTGTCTCGATTTTGCTGTTCAGGCACGGAATGAGCGGGTTTCAGGAACTGTACGCCAGCGTGAAGTGGTGGACATTAATTCCCGGTTTGCTGGGTTCGTTTTTTGTCTTCGCCAGCATCAGCGGTTATCAGTACGTTGGCGCGGCAACGACCATTGCAGTTCTGGTGGCAAGCCAGCTGATTGGCGGACTGGTGATGGATGTGGTGAGGAGTCAGGGGATCGCGCTGCGGGCGCTGATTGGCCCGGTATGCGGCGCGGTGCTACTGGTGATTGGCGCCTGGCTGGTGGCCAGACGCCAGTTCTGA
- a CDS encoding GNAT family N-acetyltransferase, with amino-acid sequence MNIRFAGKEDCAAIAEIYNHAVVNTAAIWNDQTVDVGNRIAWYEARAKLGYPVLVSEENGVVTGYSSFGDWRAFDGFRHTVEHSVYVHPEHQGKGLGLALMERLIEEARRIGKHVMVAGIESQNHGSIHLHSKLGFVTTAEMPQVGTKFGRWLDLTFMQLQLDNRTDPDAI; translated from the coding sequence ATGAATATTCGTTTTGCCGGGAAAGAAGATTGTGCCGCCATTGCAGAGATCTACAACCATGCGGTGGTGAACACTGCTGCCATCTGGAACGATCAAACGGTCGATGTAGGGAACCGTATTGCCTGGTATGAAGCGCGCGCCAAACTGGGTTATCCAGTGCTGGTCAGCGAAGAAAATGGCGTGGTCACCGGCTACTCTTCGTTTGGTGACTGGCGCGCCTTCGATGGTTTTCGCCACACCGTCGAGCACTCGGTGTATGTTCACCCCGAACATCAGGGCAAAGGCCTCGGGCTGGCGCTGATGGAACGCCTGATCGAAGAAGCCAGACGCATTGGTAAACATGTGATGGTGGCGGGCATTGAGTCGCAAAACCATGGCTCTATTCATCTGCACAGTAAACTGGGTTTTGTCACGACCGCGGAAATGCCGCAGGTCGGCACCAAGTTTGGTCGTTGGCTCGATTTAACCTTTATGCAGTTGCAGCTCGATAACCGTACCGATCCGGATGCTATCTAA
- a CDS encoding helix-turn-helix domain-containing protein, with the protein MNTISDNINQRISARIRVERESRGWSLSELAERAGVSRAMIHKIERGESSPTAALLARLSGAFGISMSTLIARAEMQEGKLLRYADQPVWSDPQSHYLRRHVSPRSDLPIDLVQIDLPAGSDIPMPASSYALARQLIWLQEGELVFVEGDTRHEMKAGDCLELGPPNDCRFINESSAPCRYLVVRLNHAGT; encoded by the coding sequence ATGAATACTATCTCAGACAATATAAATCAACGGATCAGTGCCAGAATTCGTGTAGAACGTGAATCCCGCGGCTGGTCATTGAGCGAACTGGCCGAACGCGCGGGCGTTTCGCGGGCGATGATCCACAAAATCGAACGCGGCGAGAGCAGCCCAACGGCGGCGCTGCTGGCGCGGCTTTCCGGCGCATTCGGCATCAGCATGTCAACGCTGATTGCCCGCGCCGAAATGCAGGAAGGAAAGCTGCTGCGCTACGCCGATCAGCCGGTATGGAGCGACCCGCAAAGCCACTACCTGCGCCGCCACGTTTCGCCGCGCAGCGATCTGCCTATCGATCTGGTGCAAATCGACCTGCCAGCGGGCAGCGATATTCCGATGCCCGCTTCTTCTTATGCGTTAGCACGGCAGTTAATTTGGTTGCAGGAAGGCGAGTTGGTGTTTGTTGAAGGCGATACGCGGCACGAAATGAAAGCCGGGGATTGCCTGGAACTCGGGCCGCCGAACGATTGCCGTTTTATCAACGAGAGCAGCGCACCTTGCCGCTATCTGGTGGTGCGGCTCAACCACGCCGGTACATAA